One region of Polynucleobacter sp. Adler-ghost genomic DNA includes:
- a CDS encoding serine/threonine protein kinase encodes MSQKKLVKQLLKKLDKLEADREKLIDKLAKALDKLEKKAPAKKVVSKKAAAKKVPAKKTPAKKIVAKKAPAKKVVAKKAPAKKVVAKKVIPATPTAS; translated from the coding sequence ATGAGTCAGAAAAAATTAGTGAAGCAATTATTGAAAAAGCTAGATAAGCTCGAGGCAGATAGAGAAAAGCTCATCGACAAGCTTGCAAAAGCCTTGGACAAGCTCGAGAAAAAAGCTCCAGCTAAAAAGGTAGTCTCCAAAAAAGCAGCGGCCAAAAAAGTCCCTGCAAAAAAGACTCCAGCTAAAAAGATCGTAGCTAAGAAAGCGCCAGCAAAGAAAGTAGTAGCGAAAAAGGCTCCTGCCAAGAAAGTAGTTGCGAAAAAAGTGATTCCAGCAACGCCAACTGCTTCATAG
- the ppk2 gene encoding polyphosphate kinase 2 — MSKSDIHEHTYEADLRLLQIELVKLQRHIIQKGKRLLVIFEGRDTAGKDGSIKSITEHLSPRDSRVVALNKPSPREEGEWYFQRYVAQLPTAGEFVLFNRSWYNRAGVEKVMGFCTDAQYKQFMHTVNDFESLLVGSDIQLMKYYLDISKEEQASRLKDRAKDPLKQWKISPIDQKAQKMWDAYSDARDSMLKKTSSSDAPWTVVSANDKKHAHLNLIADLLSRMDYPDKDKKILKIDAKIVLTWPTDSKKLPKLAQ; from the coding sequence GTGAGTAAATCTGACATTCATGAACACACTTACGAGGCAGACCTCAGACTTCTTCAAATTGAATTGGTCAAACTTCAGCGTCACATTATTCAAAAGGGTAAGCGACTCTTAGTCATTTTCGAAGGGCGTGATACAGCCGGCAAAGACGGATCCATTAAAAGCATTACGGAACATTTAAGCCCTAGAGATAGCAGAGTCGTTGCCCTGAATAAGCCCTCCCCGCGCGAGGAAGGCGAATGGTACTTCCAAAGATATGTTGCTCAACTTCCAACTGCAGGTGAATTTGTATTATTCAACCGCAGTTGGTATAACCGTGCGGGCGTTGAAAAAGTCATGGGATTTTGCACTGATGCGCAGTACAAGCAGTTTATGCATACGGTGAATGATTTTGAATCTCTACTTGTCGGATCAGATATCCAGCTAATGAAGTATTACCTGGATATCAGCAAAGAAGAGCAAGCTTCTCGACTCAAGGATCGCGCGAAGGATCCACTTAAGCAATGGAAGATTAGCCCGATAGATCAAAAAGCACAAAAGATGTGGGACGCCTACTCAGACGCTAGGGATAGCATGCTCAAAAAAACTAGCTCATCAGATGCCCCATGGACAGTTGTAAGTGCTAATGATAAAAAGCATGCACACCTCAATCTGATTGCCGATTTATTGTCACGAATGGACTATCCAGACAAAGATAAGAAGATCTTAAAGATTGATGCGAAGATTGTGCTGACTTGGCCTACAGATTCTAAAAAGTTACCGAAGCTCGCTCAATAG